The Anolis carolinensis isolate JA03-04 chromosome 1, rAnoCar3.1.pri, whole genome shotgun sequence genome window below encodes:
- the alkbh1 gene encoding nucleic acid dioxygenase ALKBH1 isoform X1 — MAGRAATAARGEEDAFRRLFRFYRRWEGPDAAGVIDFSRPASQQVVSSRLNISSVTEQDACRAGLRPVSQWKAYGLDSYPGFIFISDPFLPGRQRHWVRQCLKQYTQKPNVCNLDMHMSSQETTDLWGKSRHQLQNKSSSKRQPKSLLEKLRWVTLGYHYNWNTKKYSADHYTPFPSDLAFLSEQVAKACGFPGFQAEAGILNYYHFDSSLGIHVDESELDHSQPLLSFSFGQSSIFLLGGQKRDQAPVAMFMHSGDVMIMSGFSRLLYHAVPRVLPNMEGKPLPSCMEQPLPADLPANSVLQPCSAEDWEVCAKYLETSRINMTVRQVLADGHTFPAENRTEGELHAFSVGPYHEEHSEIKRHKCDTES, encoded by the exons ATGGCGGGGAGGGCTGCTACTGCCGCGCGTGGTGAGGAGGACGCCTTCCGCCGGCTCTTTCGCTTCTACAGGCGGTGGGAGGGCCCCGACGCGGCGGGGGTGATTGACTTCTCGAGGCCAGCCTCGCAGCAG GTGGTAAGTAGTCGTCTGAATATTTCCTCAGTCACTGAACAGGATGCTTGCAGAGCAGGACTGCGCCCAGTCAGTCAATGGAAAGCCTATGGTTTGGATAGTTATCCAG GGTTTATATTTATCTCAGATCCATTCCTTCCAGGCCGCCAGCGTCACTGGGTAAGGCAGTGTTTGAAGCAGTACACTCAGAAACCCAATGTATGCAATTTGGATATGCACATGTCTTCTCAGGAAACTACTGATTTGTGGGGAAAGAGCCGGCATCAGCTGCA AAACAAAAGTTCCAGCAAACGGCAACCAAAAAGTTTACTTGAGAAGCTCCGTTGGGTGACTTTGGGTTATCATTATAACTGGAATACGAAG AAATATTCAGCTGATCATTACACCCCCTTTCCATCTGACCTGGCCTTTCTCTCGGAGCAAGTAGCTAAAGCTTGTGGTTTTCCAGGCTTCCAGGCAGAAGCTGGGATCCTGAACTACTATCATTTTGACTCATCTCTAGGAATTCATGTGGATGAATCTGAGCTGGACCATTCTCAGCCCCTCTTATCATTCAG tTTTGGACAGTCATCCATATTTCTGTTGGGAGGCCAGAAACGAGATCAAGCCCCTGTGGCCATGTTCATGCATAGCGGGGATGTGATGATCATGTCTGGCTTCAGCCGTCTGCTGTACCATGCAGTTCCCAGGGTTCTGCCCAACATGGAGGGGAAGCCATTGCCTTCCTGCATGGAGCAGCCTCTGCCTGCTGACCTTCCTGCAAATTCAGTTCTCCAGCCCTGCTCTGCGGAGGACTGGGAAGTATGTGCCAAATACCTGGAAACATCCCGTATTAACATGACTGTCAGGCAAGTGCTTGCTGATGGTCATACATTTCCAGCTGAAAACAGGACAGAAGGAGAACTACATGCTTTTTCTGTAGGACCTTACCATGAAGAGCATAGTGAAATCAAAAGGCACAAGTGTGACACTGAAAGTTGA
- the alkbh1 gene encoding nucleic acid dioxygenase ALKBH1 isoform X2 — translation MAGRAATAARGEEDAFRRLFRFYRRWEGPDAAGVIDFSRPASQQVVSSRLNISSVTEQDACRAGLRPVSQWKAYGLDSYPDPFLPGRQRHWVRQCLKQYTQKPNVCNLDMHMSSQETTDLWGKSRHQLQNKSSSKRQPKSLLEKLRWVTLGYHYNWNTKKYSADHYTPFPSDLAFLSEQVAKACGFPGFQAEAGILNYYHFDSSLGIHVDESELDHSQPLLSFSFGQSSIFLLGGQKRDQAPVAMFMHSGDVMIMSGFSRLLYHAVPRVLPNMEGKPLPSCMEQPLPADLPANSVLQPCSAEDWEVCAKYLETSRINMTVRQVLADGHTFPAENRTEGELHAFSVGPYHEEHSEIKRHKCDTES, via the exons ATGGCGGGGAGGGCTGCTACTGCCGCGCGTGGTGAGGAGGACGCCTTCCGCCGGCTCTTTCGCTTCTACAGGCGGTGGGAGGGCCCCGACGCGGCGGGGGTGATTGACTTCTCGAGGCCAGCCTCGCAGCAG GTGGTAAGTAGTCGTCTGAATATTTCCTCAGTCACTGAACAGGATGCTTGCAGAGCAGGACTGCGCCCAGTCAGTCAATGGAAAGCCTATGGTTTGGATAGTTATCCAG ATCCATTCCTTCCAGGCCGCCAGCGTCACTGGGTAAGGCAGTGTTTGAAGCAGTACACTCAGAAACCCAATGTATGCAATTTGGATATGCACATGTCTTCTCAGGAAACTACTGATTTGTGGGGAAAGAGCCGGCATCAGCTGCA AAACAAAAGTTCCAGCAAACGGCAACCAAAAAGTTTACTTGAGAAGCTCCGTTGGGTGACTTTGGGTTATCATTATAACTGGAATACGAAG AAATATTCAGCTGATCATTACACCCCCTTTCCATCTGACCTGGCCTTTCTCTCGGAGCAAGTAGCTAAAGCTTGTGGTTTTCCAGGCTTCCAGGCAGAAGCTGGGATCCTGAACTACTATCATTTTGACTCATCTCTAGGAATTCATGTGGATGAATCTGAGCTGGACCATTCTCAGCCCCTCTTATCATTCAG tTTTGGACAGTCATCCATATTTCTGTTGGGAGGCCAGAAACGAGATCAAGCCCCTGTGGCCATGTTCATGCATAGCGGGGATGTGATGATCATGTCTGGCTTCAGCCGTCTGCTGTACCATGCAGTTCCCAGGGTTCTGCCCAACATGGAGGGGAAGCCATTGCCTTCCTGCATGGAGCAGCCTCTGCCTGCTGACCTTCCTGCAAATTCAGTTCTCCAGCCCTGCTCTGCGGAGGACTGGGAAGTATGTGCCAAATACCTGGAAACATCCCGTATTAACATGACTGTCAGGCAAGTGCTTGCTGATGGTCATACATTTCCAGCTGAAAACAGGACAGAAGGAGAACTACATGCTTTTTCTGTAGGACCTTACCATGAAGAGCATAGTGAAATCAAAAGGCACAAGTGTGACACTGAAAGTTGA
- the alkbh1 gene encoding nucleic acid dioxygenase ALKBH1 isoform X3 — translation MAGRAATAARGEEDAFRRLFRFYRRWEGPDAAGVIDFSRPASQQVVSSRLNISSVTEQDACRAGLRPVSQWKAYGLDSYPGRQRHWVRQCLKQYTQKPNVCNLDMHMSSQETTDLWGKSRHQLQNKSSSKRQPKSLLEKLRWVTLGYHYNWNTKKYSADHYTPFPSDLAFLSEQVAKACGFPGFQAEAGILNYYHFDSSLGIHVDESELDHSQPLLSFSFGQSSIFLLGGQKRDQAPVAMFMHSGDVMIMSGFSRLLYHAVPRVLPNMEGKPLPSCMEQPLPADLPANSVLQPCSAEDWEVCAKYLETSRINMTVRQVLADGHTFPAENRTEGELHAFSVGPYHEEHSEIKRHKCDTES, via the exons ATGGCGGGGAGGGCTGCTACTGCCGCGCGTGGTGAGGAGGACGCCTTCCGCCGGCTCTTTCGCTTCTACAGGCGGTGGGAGGGCCCCGACGCGGCGGGGGTGATTGACTTCTCGAGGCCAGCCTCGCAGCAG GTGGTAAGTAGTCGTCTGAATATTTCCTCAGTCACTGAACAGGATGCTTGCAGAGCAGGACTGCGCCCAGTCAGTCAATGGAAAGCCTATGGTTTGGATAGTTATCCAG GCCGCCAGCGTCACTGGGTAAGGCAGTGTTTGAAGCAGTACACTCAGAAACCCAATGTATGCAATTTGGATATGCACATGTCTTCTCAGGAAACTACTGATTTGTGGGGAAAGAGCCGGCATCAGCTGCA AAACAAAAGTTCCAGCAAACGGCAACCAAAAAGTTTACTTGAGAAGCTCCGTTGGGTGACTTTGGGTTATCATTATAACTGGAATACGAAG AAATATTCAGCTGATCATTACACCCCCTTTCCATCTGACCTGGCCTTTCTCTCGGAGCAAGTAGCTAAAGCTTGTGGTTTTCCAGGCTTCCAGGCAGAAGCTGGGATCCTGAACTACTATCATTTTGACTCATCTCTAGGAATTCATGTGGATGAATCTGAGCTGGACCATTCTCAGCCCCTCTTATCATTCAG tTTTGGACAGTCATCCATATTTCTGTTGGGAGGCCAGAAACGAGATCAAGCCCCTGTGGCCATGTTCATGCATAGCGGGGATGTGATGATCATGTCTGGCTTCAGCCGTCTGCTGTACCATGCAGTTCCCAGGGTTCTGCCCAACATGGAGGGGAAGCCATTGCCTTCCTGCATGGAGCAGCCTCTGCCTGCTGACCTTCCTGCAAATTCAGTTCTCCAGCCCTGCTCTGCGGAGGACTGGGAAGTATGTGCCAAATACCTGGAAACATCCCGTATTAACATGACTGTCAGGCAAGTGCTTGCTGATGGTCATACATTTCCAGCTGAAAACAGGACAGAAGGAGAACTACATGCTTTTTCTGTAGGACCTTACCATGAAGAGCATAGTGAAATCAAAAGGCACAAGTGTGACACTGAAAGTTGA
- the slirp gene encoding SRA stem-loop-interacting RNA-binding protein, mitochondrial, with product MAAGGTSRRVFEIFVARVPWTSASNDLREYFAQFGTVRKCLLPFDKETGFHKGFCWVGFSTEEGLKNALQKDSHILEGVKLEVKHQRSRGIPGQRSERSIVDIS from the exons ATGGCGGCGGGAGGGACTTCTCGACGCGTCTTCGAAATCTTCGTGGCTCGGGTGCCCTGGACCTCGGCGAGTA ATGACCTAAGGGAATATTTTGCTCAATTTGGCACTGTGAGAAAATGCTTATTGCCATTT GATAAAGAAACAGGATTCCACAAAGGTTTTTGTTGGGTTGGATTTTCTACAGAAGAAGGCCTCAAAAATGCCTTGCAGAAGGACTCGCATATTCTAGAAGGGGTTAAG cTTGAAGTTAAGCACCAAAGAAGTAGAGGTATTCCAGGCCAACGTTCAGAACGAAGCATTGTGGACATCAGTTAA